The following coding sequences lie in one Azospirillum humicireducens genomic window:
- a CDS encoding DUF6468 domain-containing protein — protein MVSFLIDAALAVMLVTATAYLVIVNKRLKLLRTGQSEINALVSTFSKSIDDTDASMKRMVASATEIAARLSDDLDRAKGMKEDMALILGSCERTTARMEESVQHARALLRRLDEGAMRTGRNRAQAEATAAGSAEAVAKPPETAAAPLMAALTAEEIDKGEFRALETALRAVAGQTAEAPAPAAPAKAAASAFYARLRTVGSEASA, from the coding sequence ATGGTCTCCTTTCTCATTGACGCGGCCCTGGCGGTGATGCTGGTCACGGCGACCGCCTATCTGGTCATCGTCAACAAGCGGCTGAAGCTGCTGCGCACCGGACAGTCCGAGATCAACGCCCTGGTGTCGACCTTCTCCAAGTCGATCGACGACACCGACGCCTCGATGAAGCGCATGGTGGCGTCGGCGACGGAGATCGCCGCCCGGCTGTCCGACGATCTCGACCGCGCCAAGGGCATGAAGGAGGACATGGCGCTGATCCTGGGCTCCTGCGAGCGCACCACCGCCCGCATGGAGGAGTCGGTCCAGCATGCCCGCGCCCTGCTGCGCCGGCTCGACGAAGGGGCAATGCGCACCGGCCGCAACCGGGCACAGGCGGAAGCAACCGCAGCTGGCAGTGCCGAAGCCGTCGCGAAGCCGCCTGAAACAGCCGCCGCTCCGCTGATGGCGGCCCTGACGGCGGAGGAGATCGACAAGGGCGAGTTCCGGGCGCTCGAAACCGCCCTGCGCGCCGTCGCCGGCCAGACGGCGGAAGCTCCCGCTCCCGCCGCTCCGGCGAAGGCGGCGGCCAGCGCCTTCTATGCGCGGCTGCGCACCGTGGGATCGGAGGCGTCGGCATGA
- the fliM gene encoding flagellar motor switch protein FliM codes for MTDTPAPTAPSMAAAQTVPDEGSDGAADWSDAAWELAAARQTAPPAAAAAEATGDAMAGLPGETRTLSQEEIDRLLNFAAPEGGGPAMSAIQRLVSSTTVNKDRLPMLDVVFDRMVRMLNTSLRQFASTNVEASLSKIEWLRYTDFQDTIELPALIGVARAEPWDNQMLVSIDSALIYCMMDVLLGGRRSRPGRIDGRAYTSIERKMTERMMKVVLQDLGQSFDPLAQVDFVFDRLEVNPQFATITRATNAIIRVRIAVEVERRTGHIDIVIPYATLEPIRGKLVQMFMGEKFGHDTVWESHLKNELMRSKLELVAVLAETKVPLGEVLAWQKGQSLKLRIGPDQTVLVFSKTIPLFAGQMGQRNDNIAVKIDTDLDTKQELIDGLLSH; via the coding sequence ATGACCGACACCCCCGCCCCGACCGCCCCCTCCATGGCCGCTGCCCAGACCGTTCCGGACGAGGGGTCCGACGGGGCCGCGGACTGGTCCGACGCCGCGTGGGAACTGGCCGCGGCCCGGCAGACCGCCCCGCCCGCCGCAGCGGCGGCGGAGGCGACGGGCGACGCAATGGCCGGCCTGCCCGGCGAGACCCGGACGCTGAGCCAGGAAGAGATCGACCGGCTGCTGAATTTCGCCGCACCGGAGGGCGGCGGCCCGGCGATGAGCGCCATCCAGCGGCTGGTCAGCTCGACCACGGTCAACAAGGACCGGCTGCCGATGCTGGACGTGGTGTTCGACCGCATGGTGCGGATGCTGAACACCTCGCTGCGCCAGTTCGCGTCCACCAACGTCGAGGCGTCGCTGTCGAAGATCGAATGGCTGCGCTACACCGACTTCCAGGACACCATCGAGCTGCCGGCCCTGATCGGCGTCGCCCGCGCCGAGCCGTGGGACAACCAGATGCTGGTGTCCATCGACAGCGCGCTGATCTATTGCATGATGGACGTGCTGCTGGGCGGGCGGCGGTCCAGGCCGGGGCGGATCGACGGGCGGGCCTACACCTCCATCGAGCGCAAGATGACCGAGCGGATGATGAAGGTGGTGCTCCAGGATCTGGGACAGTCCTTCGATCCGCTGGCCCAGGTCGATTTCGTCTTCGACCGGCTGGAGGTGAACCCGCAGTTCGCCACCATCACGCGCGCCACCAACGCCATCATCCGCGTGCGCATCGCCGTGGAGGTGGAGCGCCGCACCGGCCACATCGACATCGTCATCCCCTACGCCACGCTGGAGCCGATCCGCGGCAAGCTGGTGCAGATGTTCATGGGCGAGAAGTTCGGCCATGACACGGTGTGGGAAAGCCACCTGAAGAACGAGCTGATGCGCTCCAAGCTGGAGCTGGTCGCCGTGCTGGCGGAGACCAAGGTGCCGCTGGGCGAGGTCCTGGCCTGGCAGAAGGGCCAGTCGCTGAAGCTGCGCATCGGCCCCGATCAGACCGTCCTGGTCTTCAGCAAGACCATACCGCTGTTCGCCGGACAGATGGGACAGCGCAACGACAACATCGCGGTGAAGATCGACACCGATCTCGACACCAAGCAGGAGCTGATCGATGGTCTCCTTTCTCATTGA
- a CDS encoding flagellar basal body-associated FliL family protein, protein MITRFGMAGTGTVRDEVLNRLRGSGRILVIALPLARLAAGLIAVGGVAAAGIAGYWMAAGPQALDRLWPAATEALPADAVVDMPELVVNLRHDTPSRFLKIGLSLTAAHRDRERLERAMPQLTDSLQEFLRNLDQDDLEGSAGLHRLRSEIKRRFNLILSDPAGRQEVVTDVLLRNLLTQ, encoded by the coding sequence ATGATTACACGATTTGGCATGGCGGGGACCGGAACGGTCAGGGACGAAGTCCTGAACCGCCTTCGTGGATCGGGGCGCATCCTGGTGATCGCGCTGCCGCTCGCCCGTTTGGCTGCCGGCCTCATCGCGGTGGGGGGCGTGGCGGCGGCCGGGATCGCCGGCTACTGGATGGCGGCCGGGCCGCAGGCGCTGGACCGGCTGTGGCCGGCGGCGACGGAGGCGCTGCCTGCCGACGCCGTGGTCGACATGCCGGAGCTGGTCGTCAACCTGCGGCACGACACGCCGTCCCGCTTCCTGAAGATCGGCCTGTCGCTGACCGCCGCCCACCGCGACCGCGAGCGGCTGGAGCGCGCCATGCCGCAGCTCACCGACAGCCTGCAGGAGTTCCTGCGCAACCTGGACCAGGACGACCTTGAGGGGTCGGCCGGGCTGCACCGGCTGCGCAGCGAGATCAAGCGCCGCTTCAACCTGATCCTGTCCGATCCCGCCGGCCGGCAGGAGGTCGTCACCGACGTCCTGCTGCGCAACCTGCTCACGCAATAG
- the fliF gene encoding flagellar basal-body MS-ring/collar protein FliF, whose translation MDSLIDTLRSLGRGRLLVLAGTGLGIVLAVAGMALLLSQPHMTPLYSGLEPVEAGRISKAVQEMGVPVSAGFDGTTISVPQSEVSRVRMALAEKGLPAQGGVGYELFDTDKPLGITSFMQRINRLRAMEGELGRTIETLAGVEAARVHIVLPEREEFSRSAPKPTASVVVRMRGRAAMDRKQALSIRHLVSAAVPNLKPSAVTVMDSSGELLLTEDDGPGLASARTDGLRVAAEARVARAVEQMLTARLGAGNVRVQVAAEVETKREVVRSQTFDPNSQVVRSTQTVQEQERAQDSNGEPPVTAEQNLPQRDVRAQPQGPQSSNDSKRQEETVNYEISNVSRETVIEPGDVRRLSVAVLVNGTWKTAADGTRQYEPRSAEELQRLTELVRSAMGFSEARGDRVTVDNLEFVDLAPDLTPRPLGDEIAETLSRNVMTLIQWVILLVLSALVILVGLRPLIRRVFPAPEPAVAETPALAAPAGGAMPQLTGPAMASAAAAGGGAALADGGEGEEAALAAASMAPQLGIEETMDQLIELRTVEGRVRASSIRRLGELVDQYPDEAIDILRSWLYEEVA comes from the coding sequence GTGGACAGTCTGATCGACACGTTGCGGTCGTTGGGGCGCGGTCGGCTGCTCGTGCTGGCTGGGACCGGGCTCGGCATCGTCCTTGCCGTCGCCGGCATGGCGCTTCTGCTGTCGCAGCCGCACATGACGCCGCTCTACAGCGGCCTGGAACCGGTGGAGGCCGGTCGCATCTCCAAGGCGGTGCAGGAGATGGGCGTGCCGGTGAGCGCCGGCTTCGACGGCACGACGATCAGCGTGCCGCAGTCCGAGGTCTCCCGCGTCCGCATGGCGCTGGCGGAGAAAGGCCTGCCGGCGCAGGGCGGCGTCGGCTACGAGCTGTTCGACACCGACAAGCCGCTCGGCATCACCAGCTTCATGCAGCGCATCAACCGCCTGCGCGCCATGGAAGGGGAACTGGGCCGCACCATCGAGACGCTGGCCGGCGTCGAGGCCGCGCGCGTCCACATCGTCCTGCCGGAGCGCGAGGAATTCTCGCGCAGCGCGCCGAAGCCGACCGCCTCGGTGGTGGTGCGCATGCGGGGCCGCGCGGCGATGGACCGGAAACAGGCCCTGTCGATCCGCCATCTCGTCTCCGCCGCCGTGCCGAACCTGAAGCCCAGCGCGGTGACGGTGATGGACTCCTCCGGCGAGCTTCTGCTGACCGAGGACGATGGGCCGGGGCTGGCCTCGGCGCGCACCGATGGCCTGCGCGTGGCTGCTGAAGCCCGCGTCGCCCGCGCGGTGGAGCAGATGCTGACCGCCCGGCTCGGCGCCGGCAATGTCCGCGTCCAGGTCGCCGCCGAGGTCGAGACCAAGCGCGAGGTGGTGCGCAGCCAGACCTTCGACCCCAACAGCCAGGTCGTCCGCTCCACCCAGACCGTGCAGGAACAGGAGCGCGCCCAGGACAGCAACGGCGAGCCGCCGGTCACCGCCGAACAGAACCTGCCGCAGCGCGATGTGCGCGCCCAGCCGCAGGGGCCGCAATCCTCCAACGACAGCAAGCGGCAGGAGGAGACCGTCAATTACGAGATCTCCAACGTCAGCCGCGAGACGGTGATCGAGCCGGGCGACGTCCGCCGCCTCAGCGTCGCCGTGCTGGTCAACGGCACCTGGAAGACCGCCGCCGACGGCACCCGCCAGTACGAGCCGCGCAGCGCGGAGGAGCTTCAGCGCCTGACCGAGCTGGTCCGCTCCGCCATGGGCTTCAGCGAGGCGCGCGGCGACCGGGTGACGGTGGACAATCTCGAATTCGTCGATCTGGCGCCCGACCTGACGCCGCGCCCGCTGGGCGACGAGATCGCCGAGACGCTGAGCCGCAACGTCATGACGCTGATCCAGTGGGTGATCCTGCTGGTGCTCTCCGCCCTGGTCATCCTGGTCGGCCTGCGTCCGCTGATCCGCCGCGTCTTCCCGGCACCGGAACCGGCGGTGGCGGAAACCCCGGCGTTGGCCGCGCCCGCCGGCGGCGCCATGCCGCAGCTGACCGGTCCGGCCATGGCCTCTGCCGCCGCGGCCGGCGGCGGCGCGGCGCTGGCCGACGGCGGGGAGGGGGAGGAAGCCGCGCTCGCCGCCGCGTCGATGGCGCCGCAGCTGGGCATCGAGGAGACCATGGACCAGCTGATCGAACTGCGCACGGTGGAGGGCCGCGTCCGCGCCTCCTCGATCCGGCGGCTGGGCGAGCTGGTCGACCAGTATCCCGACGAGGCCATCGATATCCTGCGCTCCTGGCTCTATGAGGAGGTGGCGTGA
- the fliN gene encoding flagellar motor switch protein FliN, protein MPPLNLDMLDDDPKQAEKAAEKLGEKPYDGPMNAIYNVPVDVQVVLGRTSMLVAQLLKLGRGAVLELERKVDEPVEVLVNHRLVARGEVVIVEDQRLGVTLTEIVRTELEID, encoded by the coding sequence ATGCCTCCTTTGAACCTCGACATGCTCGATGACGATCCCAAGCAGGCCGAGAAGGCCGCCGAGAAGCTCGGTGAAAAGCCCTACGACGGCCCGATGAACGCCATCTACAACGTGCCGGTCGACGTGCAGGTCGTGCTCGGCCGCACCAGCATGCTGGTGGCGCAGCTGCTGAAGCTCGGCCGCGGCGCCGTGCTGGAGCTTGAACGCAAGGTGGACGAGCCGGTGGAAGTGCTGGTCAACCACCGCTTGGTTGCGCGCGGCGAGGTGGTGATCGTCGAGGACCAGCGCCTCGGCGTCACCCTGACCGAGATCGTGCGGACGGAGCTGGAGATCGACTGA